GGGGCCATAAAACACTCCGGCCCCCGGATCAATTTCAAAGGGAACTTTCTTCTCGGTCAATGCTTCCTGCAAGATACTCTCGGCCTTATCCCAAGTTGTAGCATTGCCAACAAACTTCTCTGGACGAGTAGAAAGATTAACTTCATAGTTAAATCCAAACTTCTTCATCGTGTAATCGATAAATTCTAAAACTGAAATGATTTCGCTCTTGAGTTGACCCAGACGGCAAAAAATATGGGCATCGTCTTGGGTAAAACCTCTAACCCTAAGAAGCCCGTGTAATACCCCCGACTTCTCGTAGCGATAAACCGTCCCCAGCTCAAAAAAACGAATTGGTAGATCTCGATAACTAACCAACTTACGCTTATAGATAAGAATATGCCCCGGACAATTCATTGGCTTAATAACATAATCCTGCTGGTCAATCTTCATAAAATACATATTGTCGCGATAGTAGCTGGTATGACCGGAAGTATCAAAAAGATCAATTTTAGCAATATGCGGAATCGAAACTAACTCATAGCCTCGCTTAATATTTTCTTTTTTTAGAAACTCTTCAATTAGATTACGTATAATAGCTCCCTTGGGATGGTAGTAAACAAAACCAGCGCCAGCCGATTCGTGAATAGAAAAAAGATCTAATTCCTTTCCTAATTTGCGGTGGTCGCGTTTTTTAACTTCCTCCAAATTTCTTAAATGAACCTTTAACTCTTTTGGTGTATTAAAAGCTACCGCGTAAATTCTCTGGAGAACCGGATTGGTTTCAATTCCACGCCAATAAGCTCCGGCAACCGATAAAAGTTTAAAAGCTGAAATCTTATTTGTTGATTCAATGTGCGGTCCACGACAAAGATCCACAAAGTCACCAGTCTTATACAAACTAACCTTGGTATCAGAAATCGCCTCGATAAGCTCAGCCTTGTAGGTCTCGCCTTTTTCTTTCATCAATCTTAAAGCTTCCTCTTTGCTGAGTTCAAGACGCTCAAAATTATGGTTAGCCTTAATAATCTCCTTCATCTTAGATTCTATCTTCGGTAGGTCTTCGGGAGTTAACTGTTGCGGTAAATCAAAATCATAATAAAAACCATTTTCGATAGCCGGGCCGATACCAAGTTTAGCTTCTGGATAAAGCTCCTTTACCGCAGAAGCCATAATATGCGAACAAGAATGTCTAAGTATATTCAAATCCATAATGAGACTTATATGCTGAGAACAGCTGTAGTCGAATTACCTCCTTTATAAAAACATGGGCGGTGTAGGGTTCGAACCCACGACCCTCTCGGTGTAAACGAGATGCGCTTCCAGCTGCGCCAACCGCCCATCAATGCCTGTTTATATTACTAAATAATGCAAAAAAATCAAGTATTAAATCTAAGCTCCTGGTATGGCAGTCATACAGAACACCATAACAAAAAGAGCAACTGTTTCAATAACCCCTAAAACCATTATATACTGACCAAAGCCTTTCCCGGTTTCAGCTAAAGCATCGCAGGCTTTAGCTCCGGCTTTGCCCTGATAAAAGGCCGACGCCCCCATAGCCAAGCCTCCTAAAAGCCCGAGGATTAATTGATAAATATAAGTTTCCGGAGGAAGATTGGCTCCGCGAATAGCATTGCGCAAAATCATCCCATAGATAGTCTGAGATAAAGGCGCTCCGACAAAAGCAACCAAAATAAAAGGAGCAGCTTTATTCTGGATAAAAGCTCTTTTCCAGGCACCAATAGCTGCCATCCCAGCTACTCCGGTTCCTAAAGCCGAACCTACAGCAGCTAAAGTTAAAGAAGCATTCATATCACCAAAACCTTGAATCATCGCTTACCTCCTTGGCTTATTCTCTAAATGGTTTATATTCTTTGCCGGACCACTGCATACCTAGGTGCCCGGAAAACTCAAGCATATTAAGTCTAACCCCGTGAACAATTACTGCCATAAATCCTAGTAGGATATTTAAAGAATGACCCAAAACAAGAATTATGGCTGCGGCTAAAGCTGCTAATGGATTGTTAATTCCTCCCGATAAAGCCATATTGTTAAAACTAGAGGCAACAACTACTGTAGCATAGCCAACTGCAAACAACCTAAGATAGGATACTATATCGGAAAAAGAGCTAATAATACTTAAAGGTAGATCAGCTAAAGAAACCAAAACTCCTTTAAAAAAATTCTTCTGGGGATTAGAAAACAAAATTACTAAACCTAAACCAACAGTTAATAACAACGGCCCCGAAGCCGGAAAAGGTTTATTTAAAATATAAGTTCCAGCCAGAAAAAATATGGCCCACAAAATAAAAATCCAGCCCACCTGAGCAAGGGCTTTCAAAGAATTAATAAAGGCAAAAGCCCGCTTTAGATGAGCTATGCTCAAATGACCCACGCCAATAAAAAGACACAAATACATCATAAAATTATGGTTAGAACCGACAAAACTGTTAATCCGGTTTATAACCAAATAATTAAACCCGGGCAACTGTCCTATCTTTTCAACCCCAAACCAAGTGCCAGTAACTGCTCCCCAAACAATCGTTGCCGCACTTAAAACATAAGCCAGAACGAAAGGTTCTCGAGGCAGCGATCTGAATTTTCTGCTTAAGAAAAAACTCACAGTTAAAAATAAAAATCCG
Above is a genomic segment from Candidatus Omnitrophota bacterium containing:
- the thrS gene encoding threonine--tRNA ligase; the protein is MDLNILRHSCSHIMASAVKELYPEAKLGIGPAIENGFYYDFDLPQQLTPEDLPKIESKMKEIIKANHNFERLELSKEEALRLMKEKGETYKAELIEAISDTKVSLYKTGDFVDLCRGPHIESTNKISAFKLLSVAGAYWRGIETNPVLQRIYAVAFNTPKELKVHLRNLEEVKKRDHRKLGKELDLFSIHESAGAGFVYYHPKGAIIRNLIEEFLKKENIKRGYELVSIPHIAKIDLFDTSGHTSYYRDNMYFMKIDQQDYVIKPMNCPGHILIYKRKLVSYRDLPIRFFELGTVYRYEKSGVLHGLLRVRGFTQDDAHIFCRLGQLKSEIISVLEFIDYTMKKFGFNYEVNLSTRPEKFVGNATTWDKAESILQEALTEKKVPFEIDPGAGVFYGPKIDVKLKDALGRLWQGPTVQVDFNLPERFDLSYIGEDSSKERPVMIHRAILGSIERFLGAVIENCAGKFPLWLAPVQVSVLNVTQEARDYALELEARLKAEGFRVEADIKDETLQKKIREKELLKVPYMVIVGNKEKESKNISLRGRGMKNLGSMEIVDFLNILKKEEALSEICKS
- a CDS encoding V-type ATP synthase subunit K (produces ATP from ADP in the presence of a proton gradient across the membrane; the K subunit is a nonenzymatic component which binds the dimeric form by interacting with the G and E subunits) gives rise to the protein MIQGFGDMNASLTLAAVGSALGTGVAGMAAIGAWKRAFIQNKAAPFILVAFVGAPLSQTIYGMILRNAIRGANLPPETYIYQLILGLLGGLAMGASAFYQGKAGAKACDALAETGKGFGQYIMVLGVIETVALFVMVFCMTAIPGA